A single region of the Bradysia coprophila strain Holo2 unplaced genomic scaffold, BU_Bcop_v1 contig_235, whole genome shotgun sequence genome encodes:
- the LOC119077462 gene encoding pseudouridylate synthase 7 homolog isoform X1, translated as MMKKCFVPLRRMSKINRFCCCIENENSLTFDERDPYVGIEETVGGHPKLNALIKHRMSHFHVNEIDLDGKIVHLTDLNPPSKPADVTPAEPFYVHCTLYKEGVAHPEVLDRLVRKLRIKGDDIGLAGIKDKWGKTSQKISVRNVDPQLLAAFSERNRHVKLGNFTYENHPLKYGDLTGNHFRILLLDVTSPTGSSSISDDIHKAVTSLTHFGFVNYYGRQRFGFEHRSQTIGRAMVQMNWEQVFDLVLRPRKHEPDYMRAAKKLWLSERDPIKIVNSLPPDAGNDKKLMEIWLLHGLAKHYNGGKGDLMEAFKTIPQYMRLLNYAALKSFFWNHLVTYRIRTFGLKPVPGDIVSLRRAATENGDIEPIIAGKKGDLLSDELRVLTDNDFDPNGNCRDYSIHDVVLDAPGSRMTTYTNPKVQSYFETLLKINQLDIDCFARFMESASPSRFAEEVHPFDHVRSLRHVVQRPINLTYKIAPYAQQQLRHLDHFIPSELDLLQIHHQHQSRREKKQIAEAQCKQDGKEKTCVILEFSLHKGTYATVALRELLNCTSTWR; from the exons ATGATGAAGAAATGTTTTGTGCCACTCAGACGAATGTCCAAAATCAATCGGTTTTGCTGTTGTATCGAAAATGAGAATAGTTTAACGTTTGACGAAAGGGATCCGTATGTCGGCATTGAAGAGACGGTTGGTGGGCATCCAAAGTTGAATGCTTTGATAAAACATCG AATGTCACACTTTCATGTCAACGAAATCGATTTGGACGGTAAAATAGTTCACCTGACAGACCTCAACCCACCATCGAAACCAG CTGACGTTACACCAGCTGAACCGTTCTACGTACATTGTACTCTTTACAAGGAAGGAGTGGCACATCCTGAAGTTCTAGATCGTTTGGTTAGGAAACTGAG AATCAAAGGAGATGACATCGGACTAGCAGGCATCAAAGACAAATGGGGCAAGACATCGCAGAAAATCTCAGTTCGCAACGTCGATCCTCAACTTCTGGCTGCATTCAGCGAAAGAAATCGCCACGTGAAACTGGGAAATTTCACATACGAAAATCACCCCCTCAAGTACGGTGACTTGACGGGCAATCATTTTAGGATATTGCTGCTCGATGTGACCAGTCCAACCGGTTCATCATCAATCAGCGACGATATCCATAAAGCTGTGACGAGTTTGACACACTTTGGATTTGTCAACTATTACGGCCGGCAACGATTCGGATTCGAACATAGAAGTCAGACAATTGGCAGGGCAATGGTACAAATGAACTGGGAACAG GTGTTCGATTTAGTTCTTCGACCTCGGAAACACGAACCGGACTACATGCGAGCGGCTAAAAAACTTTGGCTTTCCGAACGTGATCCGATTAAGATAGTGAACAGTTTACCTCCCGATGCAGGgaacgacaaaaaattaatggaaatttgGTTACTGCACGGCTTGGCCAAACATTACAACGGCGGCAAGGGAGACCTGATGGAAGCGTTCAAAACAATTCCACAATACATGCGGCTGTTGAACTACGCCGCGCTCAAAAGTTTCTTCTGGAATCATCTGGTGACCTATCGCATTCGTACATTTGGACTGAAACCAGTTCCTGGTGACATTGTCAGTCTTAGACGTGCAGCGACAGAGAATGGTGATATTGAGCCAATTATCGCAGGAAAAAAAGGAGATTTATTAAGCGACGAGCTGAGAGTACTAACCGACAACGATTTTGATCCGAACGGAAATTGTCGCGACTATTCAATCCACGATGTCGTTCTGGATGCACCGGGTAGTAGAATGACAACGTACACGAATCCTAAAGTGCAGAGTTACTTCGAAACGCTACTGAAGATTAATCAATTGGACATTGACTGTTTTGCAAGGTTTATGGAAAG CGCTTCTCCTTCTAGATTTGCCGAAGAGGTGCATCCATTCGATCATGTCCGGTCCTTGCGTCATGTCGTCCAAAGACCCATAAATTTAACGTACAAAATCGCTCCGTATGCTCAGCAACAGTTGCGCCATTTGGACCATTTTATTCCATCCGAGTTGGACCTCCTGCAGATCCATCATCAACATCAGTCGCGAAGAGAGAAAAAGCAAATAGCCGAAGCGCAATGCAAACAAGACGGCAAGGAGAAAACGTGTGTCATCCTGGAATTTTCGTTGCACAAAGGTACGTACGCGACAGTTGCGCTGCGTGAATTGCTGAACTGTACGAGCACATGGAGATGA
- the LOC119077462 gene encoding pseudouridylate synthase 7 homolog isoform X2: MMKKCFVPLRRMSKINRFCCCIENENSLTFDERDPYVGIEETVGGHPKLNALIKHRMSHFHVNEIDLDGKIVHLTDLNPPSKPADVTPAEPFYVHCTLYKEGVAHPEVLDRLVRKLRIKGDDIGLAGIKDKWGKTSQKISVRNVDPQLLAAFSERNRHVKLGNFTYENHPLKYGDLTGNHFRILLLDVTSPTGSSSISDDIHKAVTSLTHFGFVNYYGRQRFGFEHRSQTIGRAMVQMNWEQVFDLVLRPRKHEPDYMRAAKKLWLSERDPIKIVNSLPPDAGNDKKLMEIWLLHGLAKHYNGGKGDLMEAFKTIPQYMRLLNYAALKSFFWNHLVTYRIRTFGLKPVPGDIVSLRRAATENGDIEPIIAGKKGDLLSDELRVLTDNDFDPNGNCRDYSIHDVVLDAPGSRMTTYTNPKVQSYFETLLKINQLDIDCFARFMERFAEEVHPFDHVRSLRHVVQRPINLTYKIAPYAQQQLRHLDHFIPSELDLLQIHHQHQSRREKKQIAEAQCKQDGKEKTCVILEFSLHKGTYATVALRELLNCTSTWR; the protein is encoded by the exons ATGATGAAGAAATGTTTTGTGCCACTCAGACGAATGTCCAAAATCAATCGGTTTTGCTGTTGTATCGAAAATGAGAATAGTTTAACGTTTGACGAAAGGGATCCGTATGTCGGCATTGAAGAGACGGTTGGTGGGCATCCAAAGTTGAATGCTTTGATAAAACATCG AATGTCACACTTTCATGTCAACGAAATCGATTTGGACGGTAAAATAGTTCACCTGACAGACCTCAACCCACCATCGAAACCAG CTGACGTTACACCAGCTGAACCGTTCTACGTACATTGTACTCTTTACAAGGAAGGAGTGGCACATCCTGAAGTTCTAGATCGTTTGGTTAGGAAACTGAG AATCAAAGGAGATGACATCGGACTAGCAGGCATCAAAGACAAATGGGGCAAGACATCGCAGAAAATCTCAGTTCGCAACGTCGATCCTCAACTTCTGGCTGCATTCAGCGAAAGAAATCGCCACGTGAAACTGGGAAATTTCACATACGAAAATCACCCCCTCAAGTACGGTGACTTGACGGGCAATCATTTTAGGATATTGCTGCTCGATGTGACCAGTCCAACCGGTTCATCATCAATCAGCGACGATATCCATAAAGCTGTGACGAGTTTGACACACTTTGGATTTGTCAACTATTACGGCCGGCAACGATTCGGATTCGAACATAGAAGTCAGACAATTGGCAGGGCAATGGTACAAATGAACTGGGAACAG GTGTTCGATTTAGTTCTTCGACCTCGGAAACACGAACCGGACTACATGCGAGCGGCTAAAAAACTTTGGCTTTCCGAACGTGATCCGATTAAGATAGTGAACAGTTTACCTCCCGATGCAGGgaacgacaaaaaattaatggaaatttgGTTACTGCACGGCTTGGCCAAACATTACAACGGCGGCAAGGGAGACCTGATGGAAGCGTTCAAAACAATTCCACAATACATGCGGCTGTTGAACTACGCCGCGCTCAAAAGTTTCTTCTGGAATCATCTGGTGACCTATCGCATTCGTACATTTGGACTGAAACCAGTTCCTGGTGACATTGTCAGTCTTAGACGTGCAGCGACAGAGAATGGTGATATTGAGCCAATTATCGCAGGAAAAAAAGGAGATTTATTAAGCGACGAGCTGAGAGTACTAACCGACAACGATTTTGATCCGAACGGAAATTGTCGCGACTATTCAATCCACGATGTCGTTCTGGATGCACCGGGTAGTAGAATGACAACGTACACGAATCCTAAAGTGCAGAGTTACTTCGAAACGCTACTGAAGATTAATCAATTGGACATTGACTGTTTTGCAAGGTTTATGGAAAG ATTTGCCGAAGAGGTGCATCCATTCGATCATGTCCGGTCCTTGCGTCATGTCGTCCAAAGACCCATAAATTTAACGTACAAAATCGCTCCGTATGCTCAGCAACAGTTGCGCCATTTGGACCATTTTATTCCATCCGAGTTGGACCTCCTGCAGATCCATCATCAACATCAGTCGCGAAGAGAGAAAAAGCAAATAGCCGAAGCGCAATGCAAACAAGACGGCAAGGAGAAAACGTGTGTCATCCTGGAATTTTCGTTGCACAAAGGTACGTACGCGACAGTTGCGCTGCGTGAATTGCTGAACTGTACGAGCACATGGAGATGA
- the LOC119077463 gene encoding probable cytochrome P450 6a14, protein MAVGIFISLLFVAAASIYYWISSKYTYFERHGFLSKKPALPHGNLAEVGTKFHLSHVLKQFYEEFKNKAPAHGLYQFLMSPSFVVTDLDVIKDILIKDFDNFRNRGIYHTEDDVLSNHLFIIEDEPWKTMRQSLSPTFTSGKMKVMFHTVLDISNKLVEYMKQQDEVVEVKEVLAKFTTDVISNVAFGLESNSLNDPNSTFRKMGLKFFNFDRKRQIRAFIVLSFQTIARKLKVALTPKDVSDFFIATIRDTVDYRRKNKIERKDFLDLLLKVNNNGKSLTLNEMTAQSFVFWIAGFETSSSTATFCLYFLSIHQDIQEKLRTEIQTTLAKYDNQITYEGIMEMKYLQMVIDEALRLYGPVFNLMRKAENDYKIPNTNLVIPKGARVSIPVNAIHTDPEYYPEPEKFIPERFSEENKKDRHPMAHLPFGDGPRNCIGLRFGLMQTKISLIQLLTNFKFSPSSKTPIPMVLHPTSVVMSPRDDMHLKVEKL, encoded by the exons ATGGCTGTTGGTATCTTTATAAGTCTCCTGTTCGTTGCGGCCGCATCCATTTATTATTGGATAAGTTCCAAGTACACCTACTTCGAACGCCACGGATTCTTGTCGAAGAAACCGGCATTGCCGCACGGAAACTTGGCCGAAGTCGGTACCAAATTTCACCTCAGCCATGTCCTGAAGCAATTCTACGAAGAATTCAAAAACAAGGCTCCAGCCCATGGATTATATCAGTTCCTGATGAGTCCTAGCTTTGTCGTCACAGATCTGGATGTGATCAAGGACATCTTGATCAAAGATTTCGATAATTTCCGCAACCGCGGCATCTACCACACCGAAGATGATGTGCTGTCCAATCATCTATTCATCATCGAGGATGAGCCGTGGAAAACGATGCGCCAGAGCCTGTCACCTACATTTACCAGCGGTAAAATGAAGGTCATGTTCCATACGGTACTCGATATATCCAATAAATTGGTTGAGTATATGAAACAGCAAGATGAGGTGGTCGAAGTGAAAGAAGTGctggcaaaattcacaacAGATGTGATCAGCAACGTAGCCTTTGGATTGGAGTCTAACTCACTGAATGATCCGAATTCTACGTTCCGGAAAATGGGACTGAAGTTCTTCAATTTCGATCGGAAACGACAGATACGAGCGTTTATTGTTCTGTCGTTTCAAACGATTGCAAGGAAGCTGAAAGTTGCTCTGACTCCGAAAGATGTTTCCGACTTTTTCATTGCCACGATACGAGACACGGTGGACTATCGCCGAAAGAACAAAATTGAACGGAAGGATTTCTTGGACCTGCTGTTGAAAGTGAATAACAACGGAAAATCACTGACGCTAAATGAAATGACCGCACAAAGTTTTGTGTTCTGGATCGCTGGTTTCGAGACAAGCAGCAGCACAGCCACTTTCTGTTTGTACTTCCTGTCCATTCACCAGGACATTCAGGAAAAATTGAGAACCGAAATTCAAACGACTTTGGCCAAGTACGACAACCAAATCACCTACGAAGGAATTATGGAAATGAAGTACCTTCAAATGGTCATCGATG AGGCACTACGGCTGTATGGTCCcgttttcaatttaatgagAAAAGCCGAAAATGATTACAAAATTCCGAACACCAATTTGGTGATACCGAAGGGCGCCAGGGTTTCCATTCCGGTTAATGCTATACATACCGATCCCGAATACTATCCCGAACCGGAAAAGTTCATTCCCGAACGCTTCTCCGAAGAGAACAAAAAGGACAGGCATCCAATGGCACACCTGCCATTCGGCGACGGCCCTCGAAATT GTATTGGACTACGCTTTGGCTTGatgcaaacgaaaatttcactAATTCAATTGCTtacgaatttcaaattttcgccATCGTCAAAAACCCCCATTCCTATGGTGCTACATCCCACTTCCGTGGTTATGTCGCCTCGTGATGACATGCATTTGAAAGTTGagaaattgtag